In one window of Mesoplodon densirostris isolate mMesDen1 chromosome 4, mMesDen1 primary haplotype, whole genome shotgun sequence DNA:
- the CATSPER2 gene encoding cation channel sperm-associated protein 2, with protein MATYHPEGHMQLPRADAIRSRLIDTFSLLEHLHGLSQAVPRHTTREILDPSCQKKVMLGDQHQLVRFSIKPRHVERITHAQRLMSTLRVRCSERPPLSLWAGWVLECPLFRNFIIFLIFLNTIVLMVEIELLESSSTQLWPLKLTLEVAAWFILLVFIVEILLMWLSSFFLFWKNAWNVFDFVVTILSLIPEVVVLVGVTSHSVWLQLLRICRVLRSLKLFARFRQVRVIILALVRALKSMTSFLMLLLIFFYIFAVAGVYFFEDYTRSTRQDLEYHMFFSDLPNSIVTVFILFTMDHWYALLQDTWKVPEVSRTFSSIYVILWLLLGSIIFRNIIVAMMVTNFQKIRNELNKEMAHLEVQHKADVFKRQILRRRQNLIPEAQRSSASKIDARNANQQGEPLDLTEASKEESKRSATKESSRPSKSKTKKSLSKMKKSASSSSSSSSSSYCSSSSGSRYYDPIGQLDWETHVHQNLPGLMDMDQDERVIWPRDSLFRYFELLEKLQYNLEERKRLQEFAVQALMNFEDK; from the exons ATGGCCACTTATCACCCAGAAGGACACATGCAACTGCCCCGGGCTGATGCCATTCGTTCCCGACTCATTGATACTTTCTCTCTCCTTGAGCATCTGCACGGCTTGAGCCAAGCTGTGCCACGGCACACTACTCGAGAGATACTTG ATCCTTCCTGTCAGAAGAAAGTTATGTTGGGAGATCAACACCAGCTTGTGCGCTTTTCCATAAAGCCTCGTCATGTAGAACGGATTACACATGCCCAGAGACTGATGAGCACCCTTCGAGTGCGCTGCAGCGAGAGGCCACCTCTTTCCTTGTGGGCTGGATGGGTCCTTGAGT GTCCTCTCTTCAGAAACTTTATCATCTTCCTCATTTTTCTGAATACAATTGTACTGATGGTTGAAATAG AATTGCTCGAATCCTCAAGTACCCAACTGTGGCCACTGAAGCTGACTCTGGAGGTGGCAGCTTGGTTCATCTTGCTTGTTTTCATCGTGGAGATCCTTCTTATGTGGCTATCCAGCTTTTTCCTCTTCTGGAAGAATGCCTGGAATGTCTTTGACTTTGTTGTCACCATATTG TCCCTGATTCCTGAGGTTGTGGTGCTGGTAGGGGTAACGAGCCATTCCGTATGGCTCCAGTTGCTGAGGATCTGCCGGGTGCTAAGGTCTCTTAAACTCTTTGCACGATTCCGTCAAGTTCGAGTCATTATTTTGGCCCTGGTCAGGGCCCTCAAG AGCATGACCTCCTTCTTGATGTTGCTGCTCATCTTCTTCTACATTTTTGCTGTGGCTGGTGTCTACTTCTTCGAGGATTACACCCGTTCAACTCGCCAGGACCTGGAGTATCACATGTTCTTCTC GGACCTGCCGAATTCCATAGTGACAGTGTTCATTCTCTTTACTATGGATCATTGGTATGCACTGCTTCAGGATACCTGGAAGGTGCCTGAAGTCAGCCGTACCTTCAGCAGCATCTATGTCATCCTCTGGTTGTTACTTGGTTCCATTATCTTTCGAAACATCATAGTAGCCATGATGG TGACTAACTTCCAGAAAATCAGAAATGAGCTGAACAAGGAGATGGCACACCTGGAGGTTCAGCACAAAGCCGACGTATTCAAGCGGCAGATTCTCCGGAG GAGACAAAACCTAATCCCTGAGGCACAGAGGTCAAGCGCTAGCAAAATAGATGCCAG AAATGCCAATCAACAAGGGGAACCTTTGGACTTAACAGAAGCTTCTAAAGAAGAGTCCAAACGCAGTGCCACTAAAGAGAGTTCAAGACCATCTAAGTCAAAAACAAAGAAGTCCTTGTCAAAAATGAAGAAGTCtgcatcttcctcttcctcctcgtcTTCATCTTCCTACTGTTCCTCTTCTTCTGGCTCCAGATATTATGACCCTATTG GTCAGTTGGACTGGGAGACTCATGTGCACCAGAATCTGCCTGGGCTAATGGATATGGATCAGGATGAACGTGTTATTTGGCCTAGGGATTCACTCTTCCGATATTTTGAGTTGCTAGAAAAGCTGCAGTATAACCTAGAGGAGCGTAAGCGGTTGCAAGAGTTTGCAG TGCAGGCGCTGATGAATTTTGAAGACAAGTAA